From the genome of Camelus dromedarius isolate mCamDro1 chromosome 20, mCamDro1.pat, whole genome shotgun sequence:
CCTTGCAACATGTACCTTTTATgacttaaagaaattttttaaattatcagtgGAGCATGATCAGAACTATTTTGCAATGTTAAAACTTATCAGTCTGCCTTCTGCCTTTGATAGGTAATTAAAAGGGATGGGACTTCCCGTCCACAAATTGTTTTGTGGACATAAGAAAGGGTAGGCTATGGAGGTAAAAGCAGGCTAAGAGACTCTAAcatgttttaataataaaatttccaATATTAAGTACAGGACCACCTCAGAGATATTCCAAGTTCAGCCCCAGACCCCCTCAGTAAAGtaaatactgcaataaagcaagtcacatgaattttttcacttctcagtgcatataaaagttatgtttatactctgctatagtctgttaagtgtgcaatagcattatgtctgaaaaaaatgtacaaacctTAATTTTACAAGACCAGTGCTCTAACCCCTGAGCTATGGAGCCAGCTGCCAAAccaaagcttaattttaaaatacatttttgctaaaaaatgctaaacaGTGTCTGACAATGCTAGGTTGCCACAAaccaatttgtaaaaaaaataaaaaaataataaaaatgcaatatctgtgaagtgcaatgaAGCAAAGAGCAGTAAAACGAGGTGTGCCTGTACTGAATAGAGAATAATGCTTGAATAGTACTTAGTGCAATGTCGGACACTTGGTGGgcactcaaaaagaaaaaaaatagccttttaaATTCTGATTCTAGTTACTGTTACTGTTTTAGCTATTTTACAATTAAGGGAGCAATTCAGGCCGTAATacccatgaaagaaaaatttcaaaactgattTCACTTGTGTGTTTCACGTGGGTACGCCTGGGCTCCTGGCTGGGTATCAGAGTTGCTGGCTGCCTGGTTCAGAGCTGGCCTTGTTCTTAGCCGTGCTTGTCTTCTGGCTGCAGGGAGAGTGAGATTATGGAACTCAAGTCCCAGCTGGCCCGGATGAGGGATGACTGGATAGAAGAAGAGTGCCACCGGGTGGAGGCCCAGCTGGCCCTCAAGGAAGCCAGGAAGGAGATTAAACAGCTCAAACAGGTCATCGAAACGATGAGGAGCAGCCTGGCCGATAAAGACAAGGGCATTCAGAAGTATTTCGTGGACATAAACATTCAAAACAAGAAGTTGGAGTCGCTCCTTCAGAGCATGGAGATGGCGCACAGTGGCTCTCTGAGGGACGAACTGTGTCTAGACTTTCCGTGCGATTCCCCGGAGAAGGGCTTGGCCCTCAGCACCCCTTTTGGCAAGACGGCCGATGGGCGGTCTCCGGAAGAGCCGGTCACAGAGGAAGGGGCCGACAGCGAGGTGCTGGTGGGAGGCAGCGTGGCCGACGGCACAGATTTGTTTGATGACATGGTGACGGCCACCGCCACGGAGGCTGGCGACCTGGAGCTTCTTCGTTCGGGCCGCGGGGCAGAGGCCCTGGCGCTCGTCCCGGCGGCGGGGGGTCAGGGGGAGGGCAGCGCGGTGGTGGAGCAGGCGGTGCAGACCGACGTGGTGCCCTACAGCCCTGCCTTCTCCGAGCTCATCCAGCACGTGCTCAAGCTccaggccccctgcccctccagctccACATCCCCTGATGATGAGTCCGGGGCCGACTCGACGGAAAGCTTCCTGGAGTCCATCTCCGCCTTCGTGGTTGATTTGACTCCAAGGAATCCGAACTCAGCCATCCTTTTGTCTCCCGTGGAGACCCCCTCCGCCACGGGGGATACGGAAGCGCGTGGAAACCGCCTCATGAGAGAGCTGGATTTTGCAGGCTCCGCGGAGGGGAGGTCGGACGGCCTCATCCCGCTGGCCCGCGGGGGCGTCGGCAGGCAGTACTGGAGCCGCAGCTTCCTGGTGGATCTCCTGGCCGTGGCGGCCCCCGTGGTCCCCACTGTTTTGTGGGCGTTCAGTACTCAGAGGGGAGGGACAGATCCCGTCTACAACATTGGAGCCTTGCTCCGGGGCTGCTGCGTGGTGGCCCTGCATTCGCTCCGCCGCACCGCCTGTCATATCAAGACCTAAAGAGAAGTCGTCGTTTCCATGTGCCAGTCTGTCCCGTGTGGCGCTGTACGAGGTGGAGAAACAGCAGGTCGACCTGTGGCGGTCTCTGTTCTGTCGTTTTGGCTCCTCGGTGTTTGATTTGCACTATATTTAGTTGAAGCCTGTTCCCTGTTTAAAACCAGAGGTATCTTCAAAGGCATGGAGATCTGGTTCAAGTAAACGTCTCACCGGTGTGATATAGAAAGCATGCTCGTGACCCTGCCGCGTCGTCTGAGGTACCCGTGCTTACCCTAGTGGTTcaggaagagaaaatgcaaagTTTGCACTTTCAAGACAGCTTCTGTAAGGCTGGCATGTTATCTCCTTGCTTTGCTTTGTGCcgttttaaaatgtgtaattgtTACAGCATTCCAATGGTCTTGTGCATAGCAGGGGACTGTAAccaaaaataatgtatttgtgTAATTGGCTTGAAAAAGTCTTGAATAGCTCTTTAGTGTCTTACTTGGGGTTGATGAGGTTTGAGCGTTTTTTACTAAATGTAGCTCCAAAGTCTTAAATGGCTAGTCTGTTCTTAAACCTGTTAATTGATGAAACTGTATGTAAGTTTACAttgtattaacttattttttgcttattataTATAGTGTTTTATTGAAAATTGTTTGTAACCCCACACTTCAGCATGATGAAAATAAAGATTAgtgtttccatttaaataaatgttttatcctCCTATGAAATAATTATCTTTGTGATTTTGCTTCTACATGTGATGAGAAAGACTAAATGGATAGCAGATCCTTCCATCTTTATCAGTGGGTGGGATCTGTAAAAATGGAGTTAACTTAAATGAGGAAGTGGtggaaataattattaaagaattGTGAGGACTGCCTactctgtcttttaaaaagcattgtttCTGAATACAGGTAGCTTTGATTGTTTGCTCTGGAATTATCCATACACCTGTTTGTCTACATATCTAGTCAGTTAGGATATATTGAGGGTTTTCAGGAAAACTGGGTTGGTTTTACTTTAAAGCTCGCTGGGGGTTCAGCAAGGGAGAATATGCTGCTCCATATGCCTCGTCCCCTTGGAATAACAGGGCGAGGGTGGGCAGGTAAAGGAATGAGATACTATTAAATCtatattccttcatttattcctcaacCCAATGCTGTGAGGTGGGTATTACTCTATCTTGGAGATAAGGGAGCTGAGCCTCAAAAGCGGTAAATTGCTCAGGATCTCATTGTTTATCTCTAGCAGCTGAGATTTCAAGCGTCTGCAAAGCAAATACCTTTTTCACTTTCCCACACAAAGGGAAGAGACAAGATTATCCTAAGTTTTCACCCAGAAACTCTTCTCCCACAGCACCTATCACCTTTAAGCATACTCTGTTTTCATGTACAATGTCTTGGTTATTGCCCATCTCCCCCACTAAAATACTAGGTCTCCGAGGGCAGGGatctgtgttctgttttgttcacagatATATGTCAAGAACTTGGAACAGTAGgtggcacatagtaggggttCTAAAAACAGCTGTTGAatgaattcattcaataaatacttaccgGGTGTTCACATGCTAGGCACTTCTCTAGGTCTGTCATCAATAGAGGACAGACAAGgtttctgccctcagggagtttaCATTCTATAAAAGACACAGAACATGCCAGCAAATGAACAAGTTAATTCTGGGTAGTGATTAAGTGCTTCCAAGGAAATAAGGTGTAATGACCAAGAGTGAGCAATAGGGATGAATGCAAGGAACACATTTCTAAAGAAATGGATGAAAAAGAGCCACTCATGTGAAGATACAGGAGGTAAAATGTTGCAAGAACAGAGGCAAAGTCCCTGAGGCTGAAAAGGGCTTGACTTGTGATGGGGGCATCCAGGAGGCCAGTGTAACTGGAGCcaaggggcaggggatggggaagtGGACGAGAAGCTAGTTCACGTGGGGCCATGTAAACCATGGTAGGGTTTGTTTGAATTTATTCCCAGTGCGATTAGAAATATTAATGGACTTTATACAGGACAATGATATAATCtggctcccccttccccttttttttaaactgtctgcTCTGTGCAAAATGTGAAGAGGCAGGAGTGGCAGCAGAGAGACCATTGTGACAGCCCAATTGAGTGATTATGACAATTTGGCAATGGAAGGGGATATAGAGATTAAATTGAATAATTAAAGCTAGATCTTGAAGATAGAACTGATGTGATTTGCTGATAGATGGGATGTGAGGAGGAAATGAGGTAGGGTTTAAGGAAGAGAGAATTAAGGTTGAGTTTCAGGTTTTTGACTTGAGCCTCTGGGTCAACAGTGGTGCCACTTCCTGAGAATGGAAAAAGTTCAAGAGAAGCAAGTTTGGGAAAGTAAATTTGAGATGTCTATTAAACATGTGGGACATAAAATGAGTAGTTGCATATATGAATGTGAAAATCACAGGAGTCATCAGGGCTAGGGTTATAAAAGTGGGGTTCTTCAGCATTTACATACTATTTAAAATCATGCTATGGATTTAAATTATCCAGGGAAAGGGACTGAGTCCTGGGGCACTTCCATATCTAGATAGGGGTAGAGGATGGAGAACCTGGGGGAGGCAGCCCAAAGCAGGAGGAAAACTAGGTGGAGGCAGTATTTGAAAACCAAGAGGAGAGAGAGTCCAGAGCACAGCGTCAAGTGTGTTGAAATCCTACCAGAAAGCTGAGAAACATGAGAGCAGATACATGTCCACTGGCTTTGACAACGAAGTCTTAGTGACTCAAGAtcattttctttgcaaaaatggGGATGGGAGGCAGACTAGAGTGGGTTGGAAAGTGAAtggaggagagaaagcagaaatcaatgtGTGTGGCTAAGTATCTTTAAGTTTTGCTGTGAAGGGAAGTAGGTAGTAATTACAAGGGGATGTGAGTTGAGAGGAGACAGACGGTGTCTGTACGCTTTTGTGACTGAGCCAATGAAGAGAAAGATACTGATGACTTAGGAGAGAAAGAATTAATTGAAGGAGGGAAGTCCGTGGAGAAGATGGGGATAGGATGGAGGGCATGGGATGTACGCATGCAGAGGTGGTTTGTCTGGGATAAGCTGTTTCTTCCACGGGCACACGTGCCTCAGGCATACACAGCACACAGTCAGCAGCAGAGGGATTCGGCTGAAATGGAAGGGAAGCTATTTCTGGAGGTGAATAATCGGAAGCTTCTCAAAATAACGAGCCAAGCTCTGACTCAGGTCCCTTCCTGTAGCCCAGCCCAGACCAACACCTAGATGCTGCCGTCTTCCTTACAGCCCCTCCTTGGGTTTATTTTCAGTCGTTGCTGAATTACAGCATTTTTACTTGAGGAAAAATTATAAGCATGTTTCTGGCATCCACTTGTTGCTACAGAAACGAATGTAGCCACACAAACTCAGCACTGTTCTTCATTAGTTCAAGATGGATGGTAAGATGGACTCTGGTGAACAATTCTCCATGAACCACAAATATTTATGCTGATTATCACACTGGAGGCAGCTGATCACAAGCAGCAACTTGCTTTGTTGTCTTAGTGATCTGTATCTTTCTTACGTAAACCAAAAGACTCAGAGAAAGTTAATGCATTTGAAACACTGGACACTGTGTAACACCCGTCATACACACAGAAACAAATCTGTGCAAAGGCAAAGCAGGAGATCCTGGAGCagtcattctgtttttcttttttctcgctacttccttcccctctttctcctcctcctccttttccaggGCTCCAGTATGTATAATCTGTGGAAAATTACTGCTTTTATTCAGAACAAAGTGTGTCACAAATGAGTCCCTCAGAGTAAATAAAAGATGGAACATAGCTGGCGTTTCGGAAGCCCAAGGCGTTGGCTGGTTTTGTGGACAGGATGATCTGATCCCACAGAAAGAAGGGCCTCTAAGTTGCTTTCCGTAATTTGGGTGCCCGTGATGTACAAACaggcaggaaaatggaaaaagaagaacaattccACTCTGTTGAACAAACTGCTGTCCCATCAAAGCAAATGCTAAACATTTCCTACAGTTATGTGTGCAAACAGTCCAATTTACAAGAAAAGATTTTTCCCAAAGGGATATGCTGACCTTTCCAAGTTGAGCTGTTCAGAAAGGGGGGAGAAGGCAGTGTACTCAGATAACAAGCGTTTCTGACATTTGTGGCAGGAGAAGGACGTCTGTGATCTGAACTTGTCACGGGCACTGCCTAAGTGTGGTTGGGTCTGATTCGTTTTTCTCTTgaggatttttcattttaaaagttttcaggtAGTTTGTGACTTCCATTTTGGCTCAGTGAACACTTTTACAAAATTCACTTATTCCCCATCTTACCAGGCAAATGTGTACAATGAAGCAGCAACCTAGACAGTTAAAAATTATCAGTTTATAGCATCAAATCTTGAAGGAATGTCAACAAACTCCcaatgtttctgaaaaaaaaaaaaaaaaaaaaaaagaacaattagaAAGTCCAAACAGAATATAACAAGTTTACA
Proteins encoded in this window:
- the SYBU gene encoding syntabulin isoform X9; protein product: MGPLRETKKEQRVQHHEKEISRSRIPRLILRPHLPQQQHKVSPASESPFSEEESREFNPSSSGRSARTISSNSFCSDDTGCPSSQSVSPVKTPSDAGNSPVGFCPGSDEDFTRKKCAIGMVGEGSIQSARCKKEPKSGLVKPGSEADFSSSSSTGSISAPEVHMSAAGSKRSSFSRNRGPHGRSNGTSSFKPGNSPPSPRDKDLLSMLCRNQLSPVNTHPSYAPSSPSSSNSGSYKGSDCSPVMRRSGRYMSCGENHGVKPPNPEQYLTPLQQKEVTVRHLKTKLKESERRLHERESEIMELKSQLARMRDDWIEEECHRVEAQLALKEARKEIKQLKQVIETMRSSLADKDKGIQKYFVDINIQNKKLESLLQSMEMAHSGSLRDELCLDFPCDSPEKGLALSTPFGKTADGRSPEEPVTEEGADSEVLVGGSVADGTDLFDDMVTATATEAGDLELLRSGRGAEALALVPAAGGQGEGSAVVEQAVQTDVVPYSPAFSELIQHVLKLQAPCPSSSTSPDDESGADSTESFLESISAFVVDLTPRNPNSAILLSPVETPSATGDTEARGNRLMRELDFAGSAEGRSDGLIPLARGGVGRQYWSRSFLVDLLAVAAPVVPTVLWAFSTQRGGTDPVYNIGALLRGCCVVALHSLRRTACHIKT
- the SYBU gene encoding syntabulin isoform X8, translating into MGPLRETKKEQRVQHHEKEISRSRIPRLILRPHLPQQQHKVSPASESPFSEEESREFNPSSSGRSARTISSNSFCSDDTGCPSSQSVSPVKTPSDAGNSPVGFCPGSDEDFTRKKCAIGMVGEGSIQSARCKKEPKSGLVKPAHRVRCVSRAQSTFVDLNSKGSEADFSSSSSTGSISAPEVHMSAAGSKRSSFSRNRGPHGRSNGTSSFKPGNSPPSPRDKDLLSMLCRNQLSPVNTHPSYAPSSPSSSNSGSYKGSDCSPVMRRSGRYMSCGENHGVKPPNPEQYLTPLQQKEVTVRHLKTKLKESERRLHERESEIMELKSQLARMRDDWIEEECHRVEAQLALKEARKEIKQLKQVIETMRSSLADKDKGIQKYFVDINIQNKKLESLLQSMEMAHSGSLRDELCLDFPCDSPEKGLALSTPFGKTADGRSPEEPVTEEGADSEVLVGGSVADGTDLFDDMVTATATEAGDLELLRSGRGAEALALVPAAGGQGEGSAVVEQAVQTDVVPYSPAFSELIQHVLKLQAPCPSSSTSPDDESGADSTESFLESISAFVVDLTPRNPNSAILLSPVETPSATGDTEARGNRLMRELDFAGSAEGRSDGLIPLARGGVGRQYWSRSFLVDLLAVAAPVVPTVLWAFSTQRGGTDPVYNIGALLRGCCVVALHSLRRTACHIKT
- the SYBU gene encoding syntabulin isoform X11, with translation MSAAGSKRSSFSRNRGPHGRSNGTSSFKPGNSPPSPRDKDLLSMLCRNQLSPVNTHPSYAPSSPSSSNSGSYKGSDCSPVMRRSGRYMSCGENHGVKPPNPEQYLTPLQQKEVTVRHLKTKLKESERRLHERESEIMELKSQLARMRDDWIEEECHRVEAQLALKEARKEIKQLKQVIETMRSSLADKDKGIQKYFVDINIQNKKLESLLQSMEMAHSGSLRDELCLDFPCDSPEKGLALSTPFGKTADGRSPEEPVTEEGADSEVLVGGSVADGTDLFDDMVTATATEAGDLELLRSGRGAEALALVPAAGGQGEGSAVVEQAVQTDVVPYSPAFSELIQHVLKLQAPCPSSSTSPDDESGADSTESFLESISAFVVDLTPRNPNSAILLSPVETPSATGDTEARGNRLMRELDFAGSAEGRSDGLIPLARGGVGRQYWSRSFLVDLLAVAAPVVPTVLWAFSTQRGGTDPVYNIGALLRGCCVVALHSLRRTACHIKT
- the SYBU gene encoding syntabulin isoform X10; the protein is MKVYGAYLLSSEADFSSSSSTGSISAPEVHMSAAGSKRSSFSRNRGPHGRSNGTSSFKPGNSPPSPRDKDLLSMLCRNQLSPVNTHPSYAPSSPSSSNSGSYKGSDCSPVMRRSGRYMSCGENHGVKPPNPEQYLTPLQQKEVTVRHLKTKLKESERRLHERESEIMELKSQLARMRDDWIEEECHRVEAQLALKEARKEIKQLKQVIETMRSSLADKDKGIQKYFVDINIQNKKLESLLQSMEMAHSGSLRDELCLDFPCDSPEKGLALSTPFGKTADGRSPEEPVTEEGADSEVLVGGSVADGTDLFDDMVTATATEAGDLELLRSGRGAEALALVPAAGGQGEGSAVVEQAVQTDVVPYSPAFSELIQHVLKLQAPCPSSSTSPDDESGADSTESFLESISAFVVDLTPRNPNSAILLSPVETPSATGDTEARGNRLMRELDFAGSAEGRSDGLIPLARGGVGRQYWSRSFLVDLLAVAAPVVPTVLWAFSTQRGGTDPVYNIGALLRGCCVVALHSLRRTACHIKT